The Dunckerocampus dactyliophorus isolate RoL2022-P2 chromosome 16, RoL_Ddac_1.1, whole genome shotgun sequence nucleotide sequence GAGGCGGTTACCGTGGAGATGCAGACAACAATGAGGTGTCATGGAGACAAGAAGAAGCTCAGTCACACCTGCACGTGAAACGCTTCCTAACAATGCAAgcgtctccccccccccccccgatttcGAATCAAAAATGGTACGGTCGTGTTGTGTTACAGCTGTTAGCTGTAAGCCGCATCATgatcatgagtgtgtgtgtgtgtgcgtgtgtgtgtatgtgtgtgtgtgaagcttTCCTGAGCATAATTACAAGTAGATGAGTGTTAAGATAAGCCCCTCCCTTCAAATGACCCCGTTACTGCATACACACTAACTAGCATGCGTGTGTACTACTAACGACCAACATACAAATGTTAAATTGTTCTGTTGCTGCATTAGTTTGATGCCGGCACATGTTGGACCTGATCCAGTCGGTGCTGGAACATTCTGTGAGCTCACAAATacaaattgcagctgcaagaacaAATAAGATAAGACACAAGTGAAGCCTAGATGTACATGTAACATACTACATGCATCTAATTGGAACACTTTGCATGTATAGTAATTCCTCGTTCAGCGTGATTAATTGGCTCCAGaaccgaccgtgatgagtgtaTTGAGTCTTTATTTATAAGTGGTGtgttcacgaccttctaaatacggtttttaacatgattagagccctctagacatgaactaacaccctatagtcacctttacactgataTTTCTTCATATAggacagtggtccccaacccatggtggccgcggcccggtaccgggctgtgggtcacagaaaaaaaacaatttccattatttcattttttaatgttttattttgaaaagtggtcggattctctctgttacatccgtctcacttgacgcatgtccattgtgcgtgtgctaactttatctcatgccgcacagatagactactactgtatttttaccatttttctttcacctcatatttggtctcaaatgctgatactatgtgggaatgcataaaggtaagttttgatgacttattgagtgctaatgtgcacatttgtctcaagttagtTCATGctagcgatgtaatcatctctctggaaaaacttgtctGGAACTTgaagtggtggatggtgggtcggcattcattttgtgcttttaatttgatgttattcatgtcttagttttacacaatacataataaataagataaattagatcgctatgatGTACGAAACCCCTAAAGCCCCCCCTCTctccggtccgcgggagatttgtgggaacacaagcctgTCCACGGGTCAataaaggttggggaccactgatataggatataaatatatataggatataaatgtgttccctatggGAGCtgagtggacaggaagtgatgtcaaaggttcagagttgagctttagcttggcgtgggttacggctgcaacattAACCCATGTTTTTAGTAtgaatttttattagggattattttgtctgttgtgacataattcacacctgcaataaaagccaagtCTGTTCCTTGTGTCTCAAtgaacatcacagtaacattactgacacctagtgaccagtgtagagtaggACATATCATTCACACTGTCTtttaatgcgtcttctgaatgccttatatttgtatttcagctcatttagtcatttatatgcttgaaaatgcttaatttaggcaaaacatatgtaaaatttgctttaatatacatatttttgactattAATAGGTCATAttccaccacgaaacagcatgatgtgTTTCATGCTGTTGAACtacactgttgtttttttcacccACGTCGTctctttcatgtttttaaaagtcCTCCCTCTCGCTTGCCTCCTCCATGCCAGGATGACTGACAGGTGACGTGTGTGCGTGCCCTCAAAGTAAAAACATTATCTGAGGGCTTTTAATTTGGAATGAGGACATGTGTTCTGAATGTTTGGTCACATAACTCATGGCTGACCGGCAGCAAACCAGGCTGAGTGCACAACGACATGatacaacacagcaacacatcACGGCACACAATGTCATATCAGTGTTGGTGTGACCTTTGaggacacacaacacacacactgcttGACATCTGTGCATCACATCTGGCCCGTCAcatgcgcatgcacacacacacacacacacacacacacacacacacacactgacctctattttgtgtgtttgtctcaTGGAGGAAGGTCAAATGTGTTCTCTTGTAAACAACATCGATTTCCTGACACCTTTATAGGAGAAACAAAGCACTTAACATTCACcgcaatatgtgtgtgtgtgtgtgtgtgtgtgtgtgtgccaataTGAGCATCTGATAGAAGGCACTGACCAGTGTGCTGTCCTTTCTCAGGTTCCGCAGGGCTGGAGCTTCTGCTGGTGCTGTGTGGTCTGGACGTGTCTCTGCCGTGCCCCCGTCACTGCATCTGCTACACGTCGCCCACCACCGTGTCCTGCCAGGCACACAACTTCCACGCCGTGCCCGAGGGCATCCCGGCCCAGAGCGAGCGCGTTTTCCTGCAGAACAACAAGATCCAGCGGCTGCTCCGTGGACACTTCTCGCCCAACACGGCCATGCTGTGGCTCTACTCCAACAACATCTCCTACATTCAGCCGTCCACCTTCCACGGCTTCCGGCGTCTGGAGGAGCTGGACCTAGGAGACAACCGCCACCTGAGGGCCATCGCGGCCGACACATTCCAGGGCCTGGGCCGCCTCCAAGCCCTGCACCTGTACCACTGCGGCCTGCTCAGCCTGCCCCCTGCCATCTTTGCAGGCCTCCACAACCTGCAGTATCTCTACCTGCAGGTACACATGCACCTCAAACATTTGCTTGCTTACTCCTCAGCCACGTGATGGCCTTCCATGGCTGACCTCATACTGTCCTTGGTGGACATTGTGAAACCAGCatcaaaaagttgcaatttgctAACTTTACTGATTGGAAATCTATTTTAACCTGACAGGTGACCATTTGTTGATATTGTAACTGACCACCTTCCCCAGTGATCAGAGTGTATCTCCGGTCCCACACAGGACAACCAGTTGGAGTTCCTGGAGGACGACCTGTTCATCGACCTCCTGAACCTCAGTCATCTCTTTCTGCACGGTAACAAACTGTGGAGCCTCCACCAGAACACCTTCCGGGGTCTGGGCGCTTTGGACCGCCTGCTCCTGCACCAAAACCGCATCCAGTGGGTCGACCAGCAGGCCTTCCATGACCTACGGCGCCTCACCACCTTGTACCTGTTCAACAACTCCCTGATGGAGCTACCTGGGATGAGCCTGGCTCTTTTGCCGGCCCTGGAGTACCTTCGCCTTAACAACAACCCGTGGGAGTGCGACTGCCGAGCCTTGTCGCTTTGGGACTGGCTGCGGAGCTTCCGAGGCTCCACCTCCTCGGTGGGGTGCATGTCACCTCCAGAAATGGTGGGCAAAGACCTGAAGATGCTGAGGAAAGAGGAGCTGCCCACGTGCTTGCTGGGGGAGGGTGACGCCCCTGGTGGGGAGATGGAGCATGGCGAGTCTTTGAACCATCTCAATCGTCAGCGGAGTCGCCACAACCACCACCAACAACCTTACCTGCCTCATGGAGACCAACACCACCTGCCCTCGCCCTCTCCCCTACCGCGACCACCCAAGGGGGGACGCAGGAACTGCACTCGGCGGGGGCGCAAGGCCAAAGGGGGGCAGAATGAGGTGCAGGTACTTCgggaggggaaggacaaagACTCTCAGGGGGGGAAACATGACGTGTCCATGGCGACCAGGAGGAAGAACAAGTGCATGCCAAGGACGTCAGTGGGGCCGCCCAGCGGGGTCCAGAGAGCCACTAATACTGCTGTGACTCACGCTTCATGGACTCTTTTATGTTTAGCATTAGCGTCACTGCTAACGCTGCACTGACATAGGACATGGACACTTTGACTCCAAGGTGACTGTTTGGTCCAAAAAGGTACTGAAGTGTCAGGGGTACCAAGATAGAACCTTTGAGGGGACCACCCCAGTGACAAGACTGTGTACCCCGAAAAGTAAATAAGATGTATAAAGAATATTCAAGTCTAAAGCTGCAATATTCCAGTCATGGTCCAAATGTCTCAGCCTATCCTGATGATGTCCAAACCTGACATGTGGCCTGATGACATCACACTTCAAGTGAGAGCCAATGAGAAACCACTAAAGCCATGTGACTAGAAAGATGCAACACAGCAAGAGTGCCTAATTCTTTATGAGTCTTTGGAGGGGATCTTCATCCTGTCTCCATCATCAGCATAAGAAGCTCCAAGGAAAACCTGAAGCCTGAGGAGACTGAGCTCCAAACTTGAGGCAACAAAGATTTTCCAAAAGACCAATCAAAGCAGTGCTTTGTCCATAAATCCTGGTCTACGGTCTTGGTTCTGGGCAATCGGCTGTCCACCAAAGAAGGACCTGATGACTCATCAGCACCTACAATAATGAAGAACCCGGATCCTGATGATGCTGCATCAGAAGAAAGCACATCATGCAGTCTTTGTGGCTCTTGTCCACACAGCGACGACAACACAAACCCAACCAAGCAGCTTCACAGCCTTCCTGACCCCGACCCAACATGGGCCATACAGGGCTTTGACATTCCTCCACTAGGGGGCAGCAGAGGAGGCTAGCTTATAAGAGACGCCACCAAAGCTAGCCTCAGCTACAATCATGCGAACAAAAGCACAACAAACAATGACTTTGACGTTTTTGTTTCCATCTTAATAAAGTTTGGCGTCAAGGTCACTCTGACCTCTAGTGGTAACCTCTGAGGTGTCGAACCCTAACCCTGTCaggagcaaaaaacaaaacagtgactCTTTGTTGTTTGTCCGATGTTTTAtgcaatgtttatttttaaaacaatccTTTGGATGATTTATTACACTGGTCATGTTTCCTGCATCCTTCTAGCCTAGCTTTTTCCTTTTTCACCTTCTGCCTCCTTGTTTGTCACCTTTCTCCTCCTGCCTCGTCTCCTCTGGTGGTGTGTGTCTGAGGAACAACACACTGGTTGTTTATAAAGAACATTAAAGTGTCCTCAAATGGCTCATTGTgtcctgctgtgtgtgtgtgtgtgtgtgtgtgtgtgtgtgccaaatGAGACCTGAGGCAGGATGATAAGCCAAAgagaaaataacaaattaaaaagaggtacacaggagaaaaacacgGCCACGTTCCACCAGGAAGTATTTTGGCCTCTTTGGTGTcctactttcactttcacatgaAATATGCAGCATAGACATAGACGTGTCACGGCGTGTTAGCAGTGAGGGAGGTGTCAGGTCAAAGAGGTAGACGAATGTTAGCATCCTgcatacagtgtgtgtgcgttgaTGCTTGGCGACCGTGAAGTGAAGCAGAGTCAACGAGCAAACAGACTATGAGCGGTCTTCACGGACAGAGGGAAGCCATGTTGGAATTAGCGCTTCATCTTCATTAATTAGGATTTTCTCTCGGTGGAAAAAGACACCCCTACTCAAAAAAAACCCTTAACTGAGTAGACATTTTCCCTCCCTCCatagagaaaaataaagaaagcgTAGCATCTCTCCACTAATGGAGTCCAATGTATTATTTGTAAGCGCAGCGCTGCTCTGAGTGCATTAAAAGACTCTTGCAGCTGTCATCCTTTTCGATTATTTAGTATCTGACGCTTTATGACCTCGCTCACCTCCTCAGGATGGATCACAACCACAACATGGGACGTTTCTCAAAGCACCCGAGTCTTAATCGTGTCCTGTCCAACCATGGGCATGCTGGACATTCTAGCAAGTAGCTACGACATGAAAATTCcacttttgttttgtaataCGACAAGTAGTTTTCATCTAAATGTTGACGTTCTATTTTTGTGTGACACATGCCAAGTGTTATACTAGGCGGCACCCCCAAGATGGccaaattaatacaatttaataCTTATAATGCGTTTAGTAAGCGTGTaaggcatatttagggattaaaccCGGATTGGGCATTTTAtggtttagcttgttagcttccatcgctagtgaacaatgacaattgAAGCAACTGGAGctgaccagtcctgggtgtacctcgcctctcgcctgaagacagctgggataggctccagcatacccgcaacccgaCTGAGgccaagcggtatagaaaaatggatggctggatggagggtctggagctgaatcaaataataa carries:
- the LOC129169064 gene encoding reticulon-4 receptor-like 1 isoform X2, which encodes MHKGSAGLELLLVLCGLDVSLPCPRHCICYTSPTTVSCQAHNFHAVPEGIPAQSERVFLQNNKIQRLLRGHFSPNTAMLWLYSNNISYIQPSTFHGFRRLEELDLGDNRHLRAIAADTFQGLGRLQALHLYHCGLLSLPPAIFAGLHNLQYLYLQDNQLEFLEDDLFIDLLNLSHLFLHGNKLWSLHQNTFRGLGALDRLLLHQNRIQWVDQQAFHDLRRLTTLYLFNNSLMELPGMSLALLPALEYLRLNNNPWECDCRALSLWDWLRSFRGSTSSVGCMSPPEMVGKDLKMLRKEELPTCLLGEGDAPGGEMEHGESLNHLNRQRSRHNHHQQPYLPHGDQHHLPSPSPLPRPPKGGRRNCTRRGRKAKGGQNEVQVLREGKDKDSQGGKHDVSMATRRKNKCMPRTSVGPPSGVQRATNTAVTHASWTLLCLALASLLTLH
- the LOC129169064 gene encoding reticulon-4 receptor-like 1 isoform X1 is translated as MFRRGSAGLELLLVLCGLDVSLPCPRHCICYTSPTTVSCQAHNFHAVPEGIPAQSERVFLQNNKIQRLLRGHFSPNTAMLWLYSNNISYIQPSTFHGFRRLEELDLGDNRHLRAIAADTFQGLGRLQALHLYHCGLLSLPPAIFAGLHNLQYLYLQDNQLEFLEDDLFIDLLNLSHLFLHGNKLWSLHQNTFRGLGALDRLLLHQNRIQWVDQQAFHDLRRLTTLYLFNNSLMELPGMSLALLPALEYLRLNNNPWECDCRALSLWDWLRSFRGSTSSVGCMSPPEMVGKDLKMLRKEELPTCLLGEGDAPGGEMEHGESLNHLNRQRSRHNHHQQPYLPHGDQHHLPSPSPLPRPPKGGRRNCTRRGRKAKGGQNEVQVLREGKDKDSQGGKHDVSMATRRKNKCMPRTSVGPPSGVQRATNTAVTHASWTLLCLALASLLTLH